Proteins encoded within one genomic window of Guyparkeria hydrothermalis:
- the tpiA gene encoding triose-phosphate isomerase, with amino-acid sequence MRKPIVVGNWKLNGSSADNESLVLGVIDGMRELNGVDVGVCPPFVYLPQVEKLAEATDLGLGAQNCSEHDSGAFTGEVAPRMLHDIGARYVILGHSERRAMYGETDEMVSDKVKAALSAGLTPILCVGETLEQREADETEAVVRQQLAAVISGNGIQAFEHIVIAYEPVWAIGTGRTASPEQAQEVHAFIRGQLADHDANVAQSVRIQYGGSMKPGNAAELLAQPDIDGGLIGGASLKSEDFLGICRAAADTVG; translated from the coding sequence ATGCGTAAACCGATTGTTGTTGGAAACTGGAAGCTCAACGGGTCGTCGGCAGACAACGAGTCGCTCGTGCTCGGCGTCATCGACGGCATGCGTGAACTGAACGGGGTCGACGTGGGCGTCTGCCCGCCGTTCGTTTACCTGCCGCAGGTCGAGAAGCTGGCCGAGGCAACCGACCTCGGTCTTGGCGCACAGAACTGCTCCGAGCACGACAGCGGCGCGTTCACCGGCGAAGTCGCCCCGCGCATGCTGCACGACATCGGCGCACGCTACGTGATTCTCGGTCACTCGGAGCGCCGGGCGATGTACGGCGAGACCGACGAGATGGTCAGCGACAAGGTCAAGGCGGCGCTGTCCGCCGGGCTGACGCCGATCCTCTGCGTTGGCGAGACGCTCGAGCAGCGCGAGGCCGACGAGACCGAAGCGGTGGTGCGTCAGCAGCTGGCCGCGGTCATCAGCGGCAACGGCATCCAGGCCTTCGAGCACATCGTGATCGCCTACGAGCCGGTCTGGGCGATCGGCACCGGCCGCACCGCCTCGCCGGAGCAGGCTCAGGAGGTTCATGCCTTCATTCGTGGCCAGCTCGCCGACCACGACGCGAACGTCGCGCAGTCGGTGCGCATCCAGTACGGCGGCTCGATGAAGCCGGGCAACGCGGCCGAGCTGCTTGCGCAGCCGGACATCGACGGCGGCCTGATCGGCGGCGCGTCGCTGAAGTCCGAGGATTTTCTTGGCATCTGTCGCGCAGCGGCAGACACG